Below is a genomic region from Magnetococcales bacterium.
CCAGGAGTTCCAGCACTCCGCTGACGATGCGTTCCCGATCAGCTCCCACCAGACGGGAGGTGCCAGCTACAATGGCTTCCGGGCGTTCGGTGGTGTCCCGCATCACCAGCACCGGCTTGCCGAAGCTGGGAGCCTCTTCCTGGATGCCGCCGGAGTCGGTGAGGATCAGGGTGGAGCGGTCGAGGAGAGCGACGAAGGAGAGATAATCCAAGGGGGGGGTGAGGAGAATGTTGGGGGTGTTTCCCAACATGGACCGGACAGGCGCCAGAACGTTGGGGTTCAGGTGGACCGGATAGATCAGCAGCAGCTCTGGGCGTCGGCTGGCGATCTCCTTTAAAGCCTGGCAGATTTCCTGAAACCCCTGGCCAAAATTTTCCCGCCGGTGCCCCGTGATCAGCAGCACCTCGCCGGTTCCTGCCAGATGCGCCTGTATTTTTGCATGGGCTCTCTCTCCCGATATCCCCTGTAAGGGATGTTCGGTGAGATGGTTTCCATTCAGGCGTGCCCGGACCATCAGCAGGGCGTCAATAACGGTATTGCCGGTCTGATGGATTCTCTCCCGGGGAATCCCTTCCGCCAAGAGATTTTTCACCGCAGCCTCTGTCGGGGCAAAATGAAATCGGGCCAAGCGTCCCACCAGCTGGCGGTTGGCCTCTTCCGGAAAGGGATATTGGAGATCGTGGGTGCGTAATCCCGCTTCCACGTGGCCCACCGGAATGCCGGCATAAAAGGCTGCCAGAGCGGTGCTGAAAGCGGTGGTTGTATCCCCATGAACCAATACTACATCCGGCTGTTCCTGCTGCAACACCTGGGTCAAGGCGGTCAATATCCGGGCAGTCAGGCTCGGCAGATCCTGATCCGGAGTCATGAGGTCCAAATCGTGATCCGGATGGATGGCGAAGAGGTCGAGAACCTGATCCAGGAGGGAACGATGTTGGGCGGTGACGCACACCACACCCTGTAATTGGGGGTGATCGGCAACGGCCTTGACCACCGGGGCCATCTTGATCGCCTCGGGGCGGGTACCAAAAACGGTGAGAATTTTTTTCACGTTTCGTGCTTCCCCTCCTGATCTCATCCCACCCCCCTTGGGTTGGAGTGAAACAAAGAGTGCGATGGAATAGAGCCACGTTGGGGTGGCTTCCATGCCCCCTTTCCTATTTTTCCAATGTTTCAGAAAAAATATCGAGCAGTTTACGGGAGGTGTGGCGGACATCGAAAGAGGCTCCGTAGGCCTGATCCATGACCGGTGGGCGGCCTCCAGTCGCCAGCTCTCCAAGGCAGGCTGCAAGCCCTTCTATCTCTTGGTGACGAAATTGCCATCCCCCCAGCTGGGAGACCACCCGTTGGGAAGGGCTGCCCCCTGGCGTTAAGGCGATCACCGGGCGGCCACTGCCGATATAGTCGATGAGCTTGGAGGGCAGAAAAGGGGATTCCTCAAGATCGGCATCCAGCAGCAACAGACAATCCGCCCGGGACATTCTGGCCAGGCTTTCGGCATATGAAACGGGCGGGGTGAGGGTGACCCACTCCTGAACCCCGTAGCGATTGACCAGCCCTTGCCAATCTTCCCGGGAATATCCGGCATACCCCCCTACTCCGCCGATGGATTCAAAGATAAACCGCCCGGCCAGTTCGGGGTGGTGTTCCTTCAGCCACGCCAACGCCCTCAACACCGGCTCCGGATCCCGGCTGGGATAGTAGGCTCCGATGTGGCTCAGGATGAAAGGATTTTGTGGATGCTTCGTTGGGATTTCCGGGCTCAGTGGCTGGGGGGGATAGAGGGCTGCCTCATAGCAGTGGGGAACCACCCGCCCCAGGCGTTGAATCGACTCCGGATAATGGCGGAGGGTGCGCGCCATCAGCTCTTCGCTGACAAACACCGCCCGGTCGCAATTTTCCAGGACAAACCGCTCCCCGGCCAATATTTCCCGGGCCGCTTTGGGGGAGGGATCGTGGAAGGGATCGTCAACGATGGGGTCGCTGAAATGAGCCACAAAGGGAACGCCCAACCGGCGTTTGAGAAAGGCCCCCAAAAAATTGCTCACCATGGGTTTGGCAAAGGCAAAAACGATATCGAGCTGGTGTTGGTCGATGAGGGGGGCTGTCTGGCGATAGATTCTTTCCAGATAGAGCTGTTTTTCCCAGCGGGAGACGAAGGGGAGCTGTCGCCCCAGCCAGGAGCGAGGGGGCTTGGGAATGCGTTTGACCGCAACCGGAATCTCCCAGGGGGTGCCGGTTGCGTAGCCCACCACCATTGGATCGACCCCCTGCCGCTGCCATTCGGGAACCATCTTGCCGATGAGGATTGCCTGGGGCCGAAGCTGGGGGGGGGTCCAAAAGCTCAGGCAGAGGGGTTTCACGGGAGCATCCTCTGGGGTTGGGCAGGGGGGGGATAACCGGGTTGGAAGTAGATTGTGGAGAGAGAAGTTCCCGGGGTCGTCCCATCAGGCCACCGGCAGGTTCCAAGCCATTGTTCCAAGAGCTGCAACCGGTAGGAGACCCTGCTCACCTCCCCTCCCCCTCGGGCCATTCGGTGATGCCCTGCATCCGGCACATCCGTTCGAACCAGGCCCCCTTTTCTTGAAGCAGGCTCTGCCAGGTGCCTTGCTGAATCACCTTGCCCGCACCCAAGACATAGATATGATCGCAATCCCGCAGGGTGGAGAGGCGGTGAGCGATGAGGATCAGGGTGTTGCGGCCCCGGAGTTGATTCAGGCTTTTTTGCACACAGGCTTCCGACTCGCTGTCGAGGGCGGAGGTGGCTTCGTCAAAAATCATCAGGGGGGGATCCCGGTAGATTTCCCGGGCGATGGCGAGGCGTTGCCGCTGGCCCCCGGAGAGCTTGATGCCCCGATCCCCTACCAGGGCTTCGAATCCTTCTTGGGAGCGTTCGATAAAGTCGAGACAAAAGGCGAGCTGTGCCGCCTCCTGGATGCGTTTTTGACCGCTCGGGGTTGTGGCTGCCTTATCCCACATGGCGATGTTGTTGCTGAAGGTGTCACTGAAAACCACCGGCTCCTGGGTGACATAGCCGAAAAACTTGCGCAGAGTCACTTTGTCGAGATTTTGATAATCCTGTCCATCAAAGACTACCCGGCCCGATTGAGGGGGGAGCAGGCCGGTGATCAGATCCACCAGAGTGGACTTGCCCGAGCCGGATTCACCGACAATGCCGATGGTGGCGTTGCGGGGAATGGTGAGATCGATCCCTTTCAACACTTCATGCTCACCAAAGGCGAAGTGGACATCCTTGAGAGCGATCTCCTGGTTGAATTGAGTGATCTTTTTTCCACCAGGGGGCTCGATATTGTCCCGAAGCTCTTGCCGGGCGTTCATGACGATGGAAACCGCACCGGTGGTGCCGTTAAATTTTTGCCAGTTGCTCTGGAAAGCGAAGACCCGGTTCAGGGTGCGGTTGAGGAGCAGCAGGGTCACCAGAATGGCGGTCAGTTGCTGGCCGCGATATTCCACCAAAAAATAGAGCACCCCGGCAAAAATCAGAATGGAGATGGGCTCCAGCAGGGTGGGTGTCATTTCGTTCAACAGGCGCAAACGGATGATATATCCCTCTTCCCGGTGAACGGCATTGGTGAGGGAGCGGGCGGGATTGTTGAAGCCGGAGGTGGCCTTCAAATATTTAAAATGGTAGATGAACTGCAAAAAGCGATTTTGGATTCCCTCTGCTGCTTCGGAGATACGCAGGGAGAGGGTACGGACCTTGTTCAGAAGTCCCTTGAACAGATAATAGACCCCTCCCCCACAGACGATGGCCAGGAGGCTTACCTGCCAGTTGACAAAAAAGGAGACCACCAGATAAACACTGATATCGATGATGGAGACCAGGGCGTTGACAAAAGAAAAAAAACTGCCGGTGGCCCGGGGGATTTCGGTGGTAATGAGATTGTTGAAAAAGCCGATCTTGGCTTGGATGAAAAAGGGATAACGCATGTTGCGGAGTCGGTCGATAATATCGATCCGCATCTCAGAACTCAGCCGGGTCAACACCCGGGCGGAGATCGCGGCATAAACGATTCTAAAAAATGCCTTCAGAGAAAAGAGGGCGATGATCATCAACAGAAGCACCCCCAGGGAGGGTTCGATACCCACCGCTGTAAGCCCTTCAAAGATGGCTCGGGAATAGCCGTTTTGTTCCGTCGCTCCGGTCTGAAAATCGAGAATCGGCAGCACCATGGCGATACCCAGGCCATCAAAAACCCCGGATAGAAACACCACCCCGATCAGCAGCAGCAGGCGGTGGCCGCTCAGTTTGGAAAAAATTTTAAAATAGTGAAAAAGTGAACGCATCGGTCACAGGCAAAGGGTGGATTAATCAGGGGGTGGCGGACCTTTTGGGGAGCCACCCGTGTGGCACACAGAGAAGCCGTCCGGTTTATTTTTTATTGGAAGCCAGCTCAACAAAGGTGTCAGCCAATCCCGAGACCACTCGGGTAAAGGCAGCATAGTCGATTTTATCCGGTGTGTCTTCGGGTTGGTGGTAGTGGGGATAGCGATAGGGAGCGGTGTCGGTGATCATGACCGCTGGGATGTCATATTCCCAAAACGAAGCGTGATCGGACCAATCCACCCCCGGGATAAAGCTGGGGGCTGCCAATCCTTCGGAGGGAATGGTGGCATGGTGGCGAAAAATCCCCAGGGTTTGGTGGAGCAGGGAGCGGGAGGGCGGATTGGCCACAAAGGCGATAAAATGGCCCTGATTGGGATAGATCAGCCCCAAGGGAAAGGGATAGCTCTGGCTGTGGGGTCTGTTGCTGAAATAGCCGATGGTCTCCAGGGCATACATGGCGGTGATGCGCTCCCCCGCAGCCTGGCTCTCCCGGGCATACACCTGGCTGCCCATCTCCGGGGTTTGAAAAAAGGGGGGCTCTTCGTTGACGAAGGCCACCAGGCGAATGGTCTGGTGGAAGGTTTGACCTTGGAGGAGTCGGGCCAGTTCCAACAATCCCGCCACGCCGGTGCCGTTGTCGTTGGCCCCAGGGGAGGCGGGGACGGTGTCATAGTGGGCCCCGATGACCATCACCCCACGCTCAGGATCTCCACCGGCCAGTTCCACCTCCAGGTTATAAACAGCGCCTTCCATACGCTGCCCGGCCTCCCCCTCCAAGGCATAGGGGCGTCTGGTGACCGGCAGACCCATGGCTTTGAAATGCTGTTCGATATAGGCAACACTTCGTTCCAGGGTGCCTGGATGCCAGACGTTGCGCTCACCGATTGTGTCAGCCAGATAGTGGACGTGGTTTTTTAGACGCTGGGAGAGCGCCATCTCCTGGCGGGTGAGAGGGGGAGGTGCGCCTTCAAAGGAGTCTCCCGGCATATCTGAGACAAAAAAGAGCATGCCCCAGATCAAAATGATGACGAGTAGGATACTGCCCAATACAGCCATGGATTTGCATGCTCCCTATTTTTAAAAACAAGCATGATAAACTTGGATTCAATCTCAGATAGGTTTTGCAGCACATCAAAAAAATTTGATAAATCACAATGTTTGCTTAGCAGATTTTACCATCCACGACCATGAATTATCATCCTGAATCCGGCCGTTGGGCGTGTGTGGCTGGTGCAGGATATTGGTTTGCAGGATTTCCGGGAGCGTGTGACTCGGAGCTTCATTGCAGTTACAATCAATGACACTGAAACTGTTTTCTCTTTTTATGCCGGACAGCCAGCAGGAATCCGGATAGCCAGCAGGAATAATGATGCTGGGCCGTCAGGGCAGGGAAAATCCATGATCGATTTGGCATGCTCTCCTGAAAAAAATTGGCCTTCACCCAACCGGGTTACCCTGGTGGTTTATCCTCTCTTTGGAGCGCTGACAAGATGACCGGTCAACCCCCTTGCCGATTTTGCGAGCGCCCTTTGCGGCATGTTTTTGCTGATCTGGGGGAGACCCCCCTGGCCAACAGCTATCTGGAGCCGGCCCAGCTCAACCAGATCGAACCCCGCTTTCCTTTGCTGGCCCATGTGTGTGAGGGGTGTTATCTGGTGCAGTTGCAGCAGTTTGAGGCGCCGGGGGATATTTTTGGGGATTATGCCTATTTTTCCTCTTTTTCCGAAAGCTGGCTTGCCCATGCCCGGAGCTATTGCCAGGAAATGTTGCGGCGGCTTTCACTTAAAGCCCCAGCCCGGATTATCGAAATTGCCAGCAACGACGGCTATCTGCTGAAAAATTTTCTGGGGCGGGGTTTCGATATTTTGGGTATCGAGCCTGCGGTCAACGTCGCCATCGCCGCCCGGCAGGCAGGGGTCACCACCATGACCCGCTTTTTTGATTTGAAGCTGGCTCGGGAGATGGCCAGTCAAAATAAACAGGCGGATCTTTTGATCGCCAACAATGTGATCGCCCATGTGCCGGATCTGAACGATTTTATCCGGGGCATCAATATTTTGTTAAAGCCGGGGGGGGTCTGCACCCTGGAATTTCCCCACCTGCTCAACCTGATGCAGGAAAACCAGTTCGACACCATCTATCACGAACACTTTTCCTACTTTTCCTTTTCCACCCTTTTTAAAATATTTACCCATCACGGGCTGACGCTGTTCGATGTGGAAACCCTCCCCACCCATGGGGGATCCCTGCGGGTTTATGCCCGTCATACCAATGTAGCCCAGCCTGCCATCACCCATCGGGTGACCCAGAT
It encodes:
- a CDS encoding M20/M25/M40 family metallo-hydrolase, with translation MAVLGSILLVIILIWGMLFFVSDMPGDSFEGAPPPLTRQEMALSQRLKNHVHYLADTIGERNVWHPGTLERSVAYIEQHFKAMGLPVTRRPYALEGEAGQRMEGAVYNLEVELAGGDPERGVMVIGAHYDTVPASPGANDNGTGVAGLLELARLLQGQTFHQTIRLVAFVNEEPPFFQTPEMGSQVYARESQAAGERITAMYALETIGYFSNRPHSQSYPFPLGLIYPNQGHFIAFVANPPSRSLLHQTLGIFRHHATIPSEGLAAPSFIPGVDWSDHASFWEYDIPAVMITDTAPYRYPHYHQPEDTPDKIDYAAFTRVVSGLADTFVELASNKK
- the wecB gene encoding UDP-N-acetylglucosamine 2-epimerase (non-hydrolyzing), producing MKKILTVFGTRPEAIKMAPVVKAVADHPQLQGVVCVTAQHRSLLDQVLDLFAIHPDHDLDLMTPDQDLPSLTARILTALTQVLQQEQPDVVLVHGDTTTAFSTALAAFYAGIPVGHVEAGLRTHDLQYPFPEEANRQLVGRLARFHFAPTEAAVKNLLAEGIPRERIHQTGNTVIDALLMVRARLNGNHLTEHPLQGISGERAHAKIQAHLAGTGEVLLITGHRRENFGQGFQEICQALKEIASRRPELLLIYPVHLNPNVLAPVRSMLGNTPNILLTPPLDYLSFVALLDRSTLILTDSGGIQEEAPSFGKPVLVMRDTTERPEAIVAGTSRLVGADRERIVSGVLELLENPASYQQMSQAHNPFGDGEAANRIAEILALSPSA
- a CDS encoding ABC transporter ATP-binding protein; translation: MRSLFHYFKIFSKLSGHRLLLLIGVVFLSGVFDGLGIAMVLPILDFQTGATEQNGYSRAIFEGLTAVGIEPSLGVLLLMIIALFSLKAFFRIVYAAISARVLTRLSSEMRIDIIDRLRNMRYPFFIQAKIGFFNNLITTEIPRATGSFFSFVNALVSIIDISVYLVVSFFVNWQVSLLAIVCGGGVYYLFKGLLNKVRTLSLRISEAAEGIQNRFLQFIYHFKYLKATSGFNNPARSLTNAVHREEGYIIRLRLLNEMTPTLLEPISILIFAGVLYFLVEYRGQQLTAILVTLLLLNRTLNRVFAFQSNWQKFNGTTGAVSIVMNARQELRDNIEPPGGKKITQFNQEIALKDVHFAFGEHEVLKGIDLTIPRNATIGIVGESGSGKSTLVDLITGLLPPQSGRVVFDGQDYQNLDKVTLRKFFGYVTQEPVVFSDTFSNNIAMWDKAATTPSGQKRIQEAAQLAFCLDFIERSQEGFEALVGDRGIKLSGGQRQRLAIAREIYRDPPLMIFDEATSALDSESEACVQKSLNQLRGRNTLILIAHRLSTLRDCDHIYVLGAGKVIQQGTWQSLLQEKGAWFERMCRMQGITEWPEGEGR
- a CDS encoding class I SAM-dependent methyltransferase, which encodes MTGQPPCRFCERPLRHVFADLGETPLANSYLEPAQLNQIEPRFPLLAHVCEGCYLVQLQQFEAPGDIFGDYAYFSSFSESWLAHARSYCQEMLRRLSLKAPARIIEIASNDGYLLKNFLGRGFDILGIEPAVNVAIAARQAGVTTMTRFFDLKLAREMASQNKQADLLIANNVIAHVPDLNDFIRGINILLKPGGVCTLEFPHLLNLMQENQFDTIYHEHFSYFSFSTLFKIFTHHGLTLFDVETLPTHGGSLRVYARHTNVAQPAITHRVTQMRQKEAKFGLNRIGTYANFGKNIEKVRADLLVFLAQAKQQGKTVVGYGAPAKGNTLLNYCRISSDLISYTVDRSPHKQGRFLPGTRIPVLNPKKIQQTRPDYLLILPWNLKGEIMQQMKSIRSWGGKFVTPIPKLQIY
- a CDS encoding glycosyltransferase, whose product is MKPLCLSFWTPPQLRPQAILIGKMVPEWQRQGVDPMVVGYATGTPWEIPVAVKRIPKPPRSWLGRQLPFVSRWEKQLYLERIYRQTAPLIDQHQLDIVFAFAKPMVSNFLGAFLKRRLGVPFVAHFSDPIVDDPFHDPSPKAAREILAGERFVLENCDRAVFVSEELMARTLRHYPESIQRLGRVVPHCYEAALYPPQPLSPEIPTKHPQNPFILSHIGAYYPSRDPEPVLRALAWLKEHHPELAGRFIFESIGGVGGYAGYSREDWQGLVNRYGVQEWVTLTPPVSYAESLARMSRADCLLLLDADLEESPFLPSKLIDYIGSGRPVIALTPGGSPSQRVVSQLGGWQFRHQEIEGLAACLGELATGGRPPVMDQAYGASFDVRHTSRKLLDIFSETLEK